From the genome of Bombus pascuorum chromosome 2, iyBomPasc1.1, whole genome shotgun sequence, one region includes:
- the LOC132904612 gene encoding terpene synthase: MEQNKKTPYSHSGDKEEDEILLLPLTYILQIPGKQIRGKLIQAFNYWLKIPQDKFNAVADIIQLLHTSSLLLDDIQDNSVLRRGIPVAHNIYGIASTINASNYGIFIALEKVMALNHPEGIQVYLQQLLELHRGQGMELYWRDNYVCPSETAYKQMIIRKTGGLFNMAIRLMQLFSDSKEDYSSLVSALGLYFQIRDDYCNLSLKEYALNKSYCDDLSEGKFSFPIIHALRTHPEDRQILSILKQRTKDNEVKRYCVSLLEKFGSFTYTRTVLEDMDKEVRKKIQCLGGNPLLVRLLDELMSWKHDF, encoded by the exons ATGGAGCAAAATAAGAAGACACCTTATTCGCATTCTGGTGACAAGGAAGAAGATGAG ATATTATTGCTACCACTTACTTACATTCTCCAAATTCCTGGAAAACAAATTAGGGGCAAATTAATACAAGCTTTCAATTACTGGTTAAAAATACCGCAAGATAAATTCAACGCTGTCGCAGATATTATACAGCTACTTCATACCTCCAGTCTCCT acTTGATGACATTCAAGATAATTCAGTTCTAAGAAGGGGCATTCCTGTAGCTCATAATATTTATGGCATAGCAAGTACAATAAATGCTTCAAATTACGGTATATTTATCGCTTTAGAAAAAGTAATGGCTTTAAATCATCCTGAG gGTATACAAGTATATTTGCAACAGTTATTAGAACTTCATAGAGGACAGGGTATGGAACTGTATTGGAGAGATAATTATGTGTGTCCCTCCGAAACAGCATATAAACAAATGATAATCCGAA aAACTGGTGGGCTTTTTAATATGGCTATAAGAttaatgcaattattttcgGACTCTAAAGAAGATTACTCATCTTTAGTTAGTGCGTTAGGACTTTACTTCCAAATTCGAGATGATTACTGTAACCTATCCTTAAAAGAG TATGCCCTTAATAAAAGTTATTGCGATGATCTCTCAGAAGGAAAATTTAGTTTTCCCATTATACATGCTTTACGGACCCATCCAGAAGACAGACAGATATTAA GTATTCTTAAACAACGCACTAAGGATAACGAGGTAAAACGGTATTGTGTTAGCTTGTTAGAAAAGTTTGGATCTTTCACCTACACAAGAACCGTGTTGGAAGACATGGACAAAGAAGTAAGGAAGAAGATTCAATGTCTAGGTGGAAATCCTTTATTAGTACGATTGTTAGATGAATTGATGAGCTGGAAACATGATTTTTAG